AATTATAAAAGCAAATTATTATGGACTCGGTAATTAAGCATGGTTAAAGTAAGCAAAATTTAATCAacaaattgattaaaattttaattgaaaatcttaaaagaatttaaattttttaatttaaatactaaatttcaaaattttcatagaCTAAGGAGATAATTTGACCTTAATGATTCCATGGTAAAGGACTAAACCCATTTGTAATTGTATTTTCTTGCATTTGCATTGGAATTTCATCCCCGAAATACCCATTATTATCTTCATAATACCAAGGCATGCCACTGGGATTCAACAGCCACCCGTCAACCGGGTCCATGCACACGAACTCGGTCCCTGACTCAACAGATTCGTAACTTGTCCCTAAACTCGGCAACTCCACTATCTGGCTCAGCTCCTCAGGTGTCGACACTTCATCCATGTTCATCGATGACGAAGACGAAGAAGACAAAAACGACGTCGTAGCATCGACGTTGTTATTAGTATTATTACTTAAAAACTCCATTGCGGCTGCTTTAGCGGCGGCGGCTTGGACATCACGGGGAGAGTTAGAAACCGGACGCGGCAACAACTCAGCGAATTCAGGGAAGTTGAGGATCGCCGAGTTACCCTTGATGCTCAACGCGGCAACGTCGTGAGCACGTGCAGCCATTTCCGGCGTCGAGAAAGTACCTAACCAGATCCGGTTCTTCTTTCGGGGCTCACGAATTTCGGATACCCATTTACCCCACGCCCGCATTCGGACCCCACGGTAAACCGGGTGTTTACTAATACTATCCCTCGGACGACGCTTTTCGGGTATCGGGTCAGTTCCCGATCTCTGTTTACCATCATAAGACTTATTGCTGCGAGTGATCAACTCAGTTTCAGAGTTTGGTGAGTCAGCCATTGCCTTTTTTTAACAAACAAAAATTCAATATAATGCTAAATTACTACGTAAATCATGCAAGTTTCTATGAGTTTATGAAGACAAGAAATGcagttaggttttttttttttcttggtggGTTTTCtaagagaggaaaaaaaaaacaggAAATGAGAGGAAAGAGAGAAAGGAAAGAGAGGGAAAGTGGAAGGAAACAACGAAATTTAAGGCAAAACGTGGGCGTTTTATAAGTAATTTCCTCACGGTAATATAACGGACCAACTCGACCGACCATggatttttaaaaatatctcGGTGATTTAAATAATGATTTGTTTAATaccaataataataacaatagtatagtaattaTAATAAGGGTTAAATCTTAGAGTTACCCCTCAATTTTGgtctaatatttaattttataatttgatttaattctaataaattattaacatagTTATAATTGATATAACacatcattttatgttttatatattatatacataaataattatatttatccaatataaaaataaattgatatttttatcTATTTACATGTGTATAATTGAATCAATAAATTTCATGTACCAAATTGCACATTGCATCAAAaatcatgtataattttgagattatccctaataataatagtaattaataaTGATTTATTCAAAGGTAAAAGTACCTTGGAGATCCCAGTATTATATGGATAGgatcaaattagtccttatactattaaaattaatcaaataagtCCAATTGCAATAGAGTTAACATTTATTGTATACAAAATATATATTGTTTCTCAATTGCGTTCAATTCAAACAAAAATTCCAAACAGAATATTTCATTTACGAATTATAAAAACTTCAAAATATTATCTTTTTAAACGATGGCGTTAACTCTATTATAAATTgacctaattttatttttttagtagtacatggattaaattgattcatttaataATAGAGGACCTCTTAAGTACATTCACATTTATTTATATCTCGACTAGCGAGTTTAATAGTATGATATAacataatttgataatttttcaatttggtttttagattttttttgtcAGTATTAATCTtagaatttaacaaaaaaaaatcaatttgatTTATGAACTTGAATTCCATTTAGGCGTGATGATGCGACACTTTCGTATAGTGCCATATTATCACCTATATATAatcttaaaaaatacaaaaaacttTAACGAAATCTAATTTTAAAAGTTCCACGTCATCACAGTGCTACATCATCACCTATATATTTTAAAGTGCCACGTCATCATACTTTAACGAAATTTAATATTAGTGACCAAATTGAAAAATGTTATGTTTCGAGACTAATATGAAAAAAATGTGTTAAATTTGGGGACTAGATTTTACATTATGCTTTTTTAACCATTTTGTTGACCTCAAAGCTTTGCTATATGTGGTTGATCCACATTCGATGGTCTAATCTTCTTTAGAAATGCTATCATTTGTCGCAAATAATAGGATGAGAtgccatttatttttatttttttcataatttttaatagGGTTAGCTTGAAAgttcaaattactatttataaTAGATATATAATAATGGGGTGACGGAATGGGTTGCTGACATCGAAATTAAACTCTTAACACCtacaatatttaaatattattagttTTATACTTTTATAACTAAATGATTGAGATGTTCATTAGGTCGAGTTTAACCAAATTTGGGTTGGATCAATGCATCGTATAATTATTTAATCTCAATTCAGTTTAAAATATTATACTCAAAATTTATCAAAACTGTTTATATTTATTAATGGATAACCAAATCTATTTAGTCCTGcacatatatatttttgaatttttaaagttataatttttttatttaatatatagtaagtatatatatttttattctacTAGTTTTTTTTTACCTTAAGTTAatttttgattttaatattttattcaaacaTTCTCAAGTTTCCGATAGACTTTTAAATTTGGACGAATAATCCGACCCTTTAACATGTCTACCTGAGGAATTAAAACATTCCAATGACAAcatattaaatattaatcatataaatgtatatattaagGATTTGTAGCTGGTACACTGCCAATAATTGCCACACATCCCATTCTTTTtatctatttaatttttctttattaaCCATCTCAAGTTTATGTATGATGTTAGTATACTTTATGTTTGACTAAACTCAATTTAACCTAAAATATAGGCCTCAAATTTTGTCAAAACTCGCTCATATTTGTAAATGGTTAATCGAAGATTCAAAGTCCATTTTAGATTTACTGTATTatttatagaaaaatatttaaactattttaattaaacatttaatattttaaatataatcaacttaatatatatttaaaatgtttatatcataatatttatatattaatataattttattatgatatattataaaCTATATAATgtgaaaaaataatataatataatatagggTAAACTATAATAAACATCACTCAATTACGGTTTTATTTGGTCAtctaactatgaaaagttacaaaataatcacacaactattagtaaatttcttttttgatcactcaactatgaaaaattacaaaatgattaCCCGACTATTCAAAAATTTTTTTATCACCAACTAGCAAACGTAAAAATGGAAATACCCAAAAATATAATATAGTTGGGTGActaaaaaagacaaaattaaatagtttgggtgaccattttgtaacttttcatagatgagtaactACTAATGTAGTTTACC
Above is a genomic segment from Gossypium arboreum isolate Shixiya-1 chromosome 8, ASM2569848v2, whole genome shotgun sequence containing:
- the LOC108469412 gene encoding ethylene-responsive transcription factor TINY-like; its protein translation is MADSPNSETELITRSNKSYDGKQRSGTDPIPEKRRPRDSISKHPVYRGVRMRAWGKWVSEIREPRKKNRIWLGTFSTPEMAARAHDVAALSIKGNSAILNFPEFAELLPRPVSNSPRDVQAAAAKAAAMEFLSNNTNNNVDATTSFLSSSSSSSMNMDEVSTPEELSQIVELPSLGTSYESVESGTEFVCMDPVDGWLLNPSGMPWYYEDNNGYFGDEIPMQMQENTITNGFSPLPWNH